From Vibrio aerogenes, a single genomic window includes:
- a CDS encoding transporter substrate-binding domain-containing protein, with product MKSDQLKKGIRHSLVLLAISSATLSALPATASESTISGILKSGELKFCFEAGYLPFEMTSKNGRFIGFDIDIAKHMARSMGVKFVPVNTGWDGIIPALQTNRCDFIGGMTITPKRNMSVAFADAYFQAGQTVLISPSLKGKIKSYRDLNAPEYTISAQLGTTGAEAAKKYLSKAKLNLFETSADAALQVANNKADAFVYDGSYNAVYSARNPGKVIHLDQPFTFEPLGWAVRQGDSDFVNLLNNYLKQIKGDGTYDRIYNKWFKSNQWLSQLQ from the coding sequence ATGAAATCCGACCAATTAAAAAAAGGAATTCGTCATTCTCTCGTACTGCTGGCTATCAGTAGTGCAACATTATCAGCTTTACCTGCCACAGCCAGTGAATCAACGATTTCAGGCATTCTTAAATCCGGCGAACTTAAGTTTTGCTTTGAAGCTGGCTACCTTCCGTTTGAAATGACCAGTAAAAACGGTCGTTTTATTGGTTTCGACATTGATATTGCAAAACACATGGCACGCTCAATGGGTGTCAAATTTGTCCCGGTGAACACCGGGTGGGACGGCATTATTCCGGCACTGCAAACCAATCGCTGTGACTTTATTGGCGGGATGACCATCACACCGAAACGCAATATGAGTGTTGCGTTTGCTGACGCCTACTTTCAGGCGGGTCAGACCGTCCTGATTTCTCCGTCTCTCAAAGGAAAAATCAAATCTTACCGTGACTTAAACGCCCCTGAATATACAATTTCAGCTCAACTGGGAACGACTGGCGCCGAAGCTGCAAAGAAATATCTGTCCAAAGCGAAACTGAATCTCTTCGAAACCTCCGCAGATGCTGCCCTTCAGGTTGCAAATAATAAAGCCGATGCTTTTGTCTACGATGGTTCTTATAACGCCGTCTACTCTGCCAGAAATCCGGGTAAAGTGATTCATCTGGACCAGCCTTTCACATTTGAACCTCTGGGATGGGCTGTGCGTCAGGGAGACAGTGATTTTGTCAACCTGCTGAATAACTACCTGAAACAGATCAAAGGTGACGGGACTTATGATCGTATTTACAACAAGTGGTTTAAGTCCAATCAATGGCTCAGCCAGCTACAATAA
- a CDS encoding ABC transporter substrate-binding protein gives MISLTKRLIHFFFIPFLLVILISTAAFASTYRFALFAPRNDPFWLGMEAMMQATCADLKVECEVYYSYDNQYEMLRQMERAMTGKNKVDAIIFQNFKLLGAQFIKLAEKHKVAAFLLNAPLSAADYQVMGKPREKYKFWLGEMLPDDEWAGEEVANILIDAAIQKGKLEKEGKIGLIAINGITSDGAAIERMKGLNNALRKRNDVILYQAFNGYWESEQGRSKFLHAYGRYPQTDVVWAASDNIAIGVVQGIEALGMTPGVDVLTGGINWSAQGIQAVESGVFEMSIGGHLMEASWSVIMLYDYFQGIDFNSEGVSFKSGMYAIRHDEGQNFQQIFSRKNWGKIDFQRFSKHYNPELKKYRFDVQNVLEQLKELAQPQDQ, from the coding sequence ATGATATCACTGACGAAACGTTTGATTCATTTCTTCTTCATCCCTTTTTTACTTGTCATATTGATATCGACGGCTGCTTTTGCATCAACTTACCGGTTTGCCTTGTTCGCTCCGAGAAATGATCCTTTCTGGCTGGGAATGGAAGCGATGATGCAGGCTACCTGTGCGGATTTGAAAGTCGAGTGTGAAGTGTATTATTCCTATGATAATCAATATGAAATGCTGAGGCAGATGGAAAGAGCAATGACAGGTAAAAATAAAGTTGATGCGATTATATTCCAGAACTTTAAGTTGCTCGGCGCTCAGTTTATTAAGCTGGCAGAGAAACACAAGGTTGCTGCTTTTTTACTGAATGCCCCATTATCAGCAGCAGATTATCAGGTGATGGGCAAACCCAGAGAGAAATATAAATTCTGGTTGGGAGAAATGCTGCCGGATGATGAGTGGGCGGGAGAAGAAGTGGCCAATATTTTAATTGATGCTGCAATTCAAAAAGGAAAGCTGGAAAAAGAAGGGAAAATTGGTTTAATTGCGATTAATGGTATTACCTCAGACGGTGCGGCAATTGAGCGGATGAAAGGCCTGAATAATGCACTGCGTAAGCGCAATGATGTTATTTTGTATCAGGCGTTCAATGGGTACTGGGAGTCAGAGCAGGGCAGAAGTAAGTTTTTGCATGCTTATGGCCGTTATCCGCAGACCGATGTGGTGTGGGCAGCCAGTGACAATATTGCAATTGGGGTGGTGCAGGGAATTGAAGCGTTAGGCATGACGCCCGGTGTTGATGTGTTGACCGGAGGGATTAACTGGTCAGCTCAGGGAATTCAGGCGGTTGAAAGTGGTGTTTTTGAAATGAGTATCGGTGGTCACCTGATGGAAGCTTCCTGGAGTGTTATCATGCTATATGATTATTTTCAGGGGATTGATTTTAATTCTGAAGGTGTGAGCTTCAAATCGGGTATGTATGCAATACGTCACGATGAAGGACAAAATTTTCAGCAAATATTTTCGCGGAAAAACTGGGGTAAAATTGACTTCCAGCGCTTTTCGAAGCACTACAATCCGGAACTGAAAAAGTATCGGTTTGATGTGCAGAATGTGCTGGAACAACTGAAAGAATTGGCTCAGCCACAGGATCAGTAA
- a CDS encoding DEAD/DEAH box helicase, with the protein MPFSRLGLCQPIVQALSALNYTKPTTIQSKAIPVILEGRDLIAAAQTGTGKTAGFMLPILEKLRHAQAQKKKRVRALVLVPTRELAIQVAENTAAFAKNLPLTCLAMYGGVDEQTQKNALIEGVDILIATPGRLLDMYRQRAVYFEEIEVLVLDEADRMLDMGFIDDINQVFDRLPGDIQHVLFSATLSHRVRDLAKTVIQDPDEISIAARQASKKNIEQWLITVDKDKKSALLSHLILENHWDQTLIFIETKHGAAKLVSQLEKRGIAAEAFHSGRSQAVRAKLLADFKSGAVKYLVSTGVAARGIDIEALPRVVNYDLPFPADEYVHRIGRTGRAGVAGEAISLVSKDNFKNLCMIESRLGHLIERRVIEGFEPKKPVPLNKRLNPSS; encoded by the coding sequence ATGCCATTTTCCAGACTCGGGCTTTGCCAGCCAATTGTTCAGGCATTATCTGCATTGAATTACACCAAACCAACCACGATTCAGAGTAAAGCGATTCCAGTCATTCTGGAAGGGCGGGATTTAATTGCAGCGGCACAGACCGGCACCGGTAAAACAGCTGGGTTTATGCTGCCAATACTGGAGAAGCTTCGTCATGCTCAGGCACAGAAGAAAAAGCGGGTACGGGCTTTGGTATTGGTGCCTACCCGTGAGCTGGCGATTCAGGTTGCGGAAAATACGGCTGCATTTGCAAAAAATCTGCCACTCACTTGCCTTGCCATGTATGGCGGTGTTGATGAGCAAACCCAGAAAAACGCGTTGATTGAAGGTGTCGATATTTTGATTGCGACGCCGGGGCGTTTGCTGGATATGTACCGCCAGCGCGCTGTTTACTTCGAAGAGATTGAAGTTCTGGTCCTGGATGAAGCGGACCGGATGCTGGACATGGGATTCATTGACGACATTAATCAGGTATTTGACCGGTTGCCCGGAGACATCCAGCATGTATTATTTTCTGCAACCTTATCTCACCGGGTCCGTGATTTGGCAAAAACCGTGATTCAGGATCCGGATGAAATCAGTATTGCAGCCAGACAAGCTTCCAAGAAAAATATCGAACAGTGGCTGATCACTGTCGACAAAGATAAAAAATCAGCCTTACTCAGTCATCTGATTCTGGAAAATCACTGGGATCAGACACTGATTTTTATTGAGACTAAACATGGTGCGGCCAAACTGGTCTCTCAGCTGGAAAAAAGAGGCATTGCCGCCGAAGCATTTCATAGTGGCCGAAGTCAGGCCGTGCGGGCCAAACTGTTAGCAGATTTCAAATCAGGGGCTGTGAAATATCTCGTTTCGACCGGTGTTGCTGCCCGCGGGATTGACATTGAAGCGCTGCCAAGAGTGGTGAATTATGATTTGCCATTCCCGGCCGATGAATATGTTCACCGGATTGGCCGGACCGGGCGGGCAGGGGTTGCCGGAGAAGCGATTTCTCTGGTTTCAAAAGACAACTTTAAAAACCTTTGTATGATCGAAAGTCGTTTGGGACATTTGATTGAGCGGCGGGTGATTGAAGGCTTTGAACCGAAAAAGCCGGTGCCCCTGAATAAAAGACTGAATCCGTCCTCCTGA
- a CDS encoding CoA-acylating methylmalonate-semialdehyde dehydrogenase, whose translation MKVLQNFINGQISESQSHRFGAIYNPANGEQIRQVVLSSAKETEAAVAAAEQAFPAWSKTSPLKRARVMFRFKALLEQNMDRLAKTISEEHGKVYSDAVGEITRGLEVVEFACGIPHLQKGEHSANVGTGVDSHSLMQPLGVCAGITPFNFPAMVPMWMFPISLATGNTFVLKPSEKDPSLGLIMAELLKEAGLPDGVFNVVNGDKEAVDVLLTDPRVQAVSFVGSTPIAEYIYSTASAHGKRCQALGGAKNHCILMPDADMDMAANAIMGAGFGAAGERCMALSVVVAVGDDTADTLIAKLEEKIAQMRVGPGLTDGPENDMGPVISAQHQEKICGYIDSGEAQGAKIVVDGRGYQVPGHEAGYFVGPTLIDQVSPEMTIYKEEIFGPVLSVVRVSDYETGLALVNHHEYGNGTAIFTRDGETARQFSEDVIAGMVGVNVPIPVPMAFHSFGGWKRSIFGPLNVHGNDGVRFYTRMKTVTSRWPASVRLEKHTSAFVMPTMD comes from the coding sequence ATGAAAGTGCTTCAGAATTTTATCAATGGTCAGATTTCTGAGAGCCAGAGTCATCGCTTTGGTGCCATTTATAATCCGGCTAATGGTGAGCAGATTCGTCAGGTTGTGTTGAGCTCTGCCAAAGAAACAGAAGCTGCAGTGGCAGCGGCTGAGCAGGCTTTTCCTGCCTGGTCCAAAACATCGCCGCTGAAACGGGCGCGTGTCATGTTTCGTTTTAAAGCATTGCTGGAACAGAATATGGATCGTCTGGCAAAAACTATCTCTGAAGAACACGGCAAGGTGTATTCAGATGCTGTGGGAGAAATTACCCGTGGCCTGGAAGTGGTTGAATTTGCCTGTGGTATTCCACACCTGCAGAAGGGAGAGCATTCTGCGAATGTCGGGACGGGTGTTGACAGCCATTCTCTGATGCAGCCTTTGGGCGTTTGTGCCGGAATTACGCCATTTAATTTCCCGGCAATGGTGCCGATGTGGATGTTCCCGATCTCGCTTGCAACAGGCAATACTTTTGTTTTGAAACCTTCCGAAAAAGATCCCAGCCTTGGATTAATTATGGCTGAGCTGTTGAAAGAAGCTGGTTTGCCTGACGGCGTTTTTAACGTGGTAAACGGTGATAAAGAAGCGGTCGATGTGTTATTAACTGATCCGCGGGTCCAGGCTGTGAGCTTTGTTGGCTCGACACCCATCGCCGAATATATTTACAGTACAGCTTCAGCCCATGGCAAGCGTTGTCAGGCACTTGGCGGCGCTAAAAATCATTGTATCCTGATGCCGGATGCTGACATGGATATGGCTGCAAATGCGATTATGGGGGCAGGTTTTGGTGCGGCCGGTGAGCGTTGTATGGCATTGTCTGTGGTGGTTGCTGTCGGTGATGATACGGCGGATACCCTGATTGCCAAACTGGAAGAGAAAATTGCGCAGATGCGGGTTGGACCCGGTTTAACCGACGGACCAGAAAACGACATGGGCCCGGTGATTTCAGCTCAGCATCAGGAAAAAATTTGCGGATATATCGATTCCGGTGAAGCGCAGGGTGCGAAAATTGTTGTGGATGGACGTGGTTATCAGGTGCCGGGACATGAAGCCGGTTATTTTGTCGGGCCGACTCTGATTGATCAGGTATCGCCTGAGATGACTATCTATAAAGAAGAAATCTTTGGCCCGGTACTTTCAGTGGTCCGGGTGAGCGATTATGAGACTGGATTAGCCTTGGTCAATCACCATGAATACGGTAACGGTACGGCTATTTTTACCCGTGATGGCGAAACGGCGCGCCAGTTTAGTGAAGATGTGATTGCAGGAATGGTTGGCGTGAATGTGCCGATTCCTGTCCCTATGGCATTTCATAGCTTTGGCGGATGGAAACGTTCCATTTTCGGGCCACTGAATGTACACGGTAATGATGGTGTTCGTTTTTATACCCGTATGAAGACCGTCACCAGTCGCTGGCCGGCCAGTGTGCGTCTGGAAAAACACACCAGCGCATTTGTGATGCCGACCATGGATTAA
- a CDS encoding DUF2231 domain-containing protein, translating to MIEILPNWHPMLIHFAISLLFFTGAAQIFICIRSPGEQHPIHFVMKWLVVGGAISVIAAVGSGFHAYESLSLDGPAQAEMMMHRNYALGTTCVFLAGAIIYLFFSSSLRSLACLCFILALLLVTITGFHGGELVFRHGLGVMPQTDLLPESDAVKW from the coding sequence ATGATTGAAATTCTCCCGAACTGGCATCCGATGCTGATACATTTTGCAATTTCGCTACTGTTTTTTACCGGTGCGGCACAGATTTTTATATGTATCCGTTCCCCCGGAGAACAACATCCGATCCATTTTGTGATGAAATGGCTTGTGGTGGGAGGTGCCATTTCAGTAATTGCAGCTGTGGGTTCCGGATTTCATGCCTATGAGAGCCTGTCGCTCGATGGGCCGGCACAGGCAGAAATGATGATGCACCGGAATTATGCACTCGGTACGACATGTGTTTTTCTGGCAGGTGCCATCATCTATCTGTTTTTCTCCTCATCTTTACGTTCTCTGGCCTGTCTTTGTTTTATTCTGGCATTGCTGCTGGTCACGATTACAGGGTTTCATGGCGGGGAACTGGTCTTCCGTCATGGTTTAGGCGTGATGCCACAAACAGACCTTTTACCGGAAAGTGATGCCGTAAAGTGGTGA
- a CDS encoding sugar O-acetyltransferase, with protein sequence MTEIEKMMSGQRFDGNDIHLRQLRSGVTAVLGQLNQTTDDPTRITILRDLLKEIGQDSMIRSPFFCEFGQTISLGSHSFININAVMLDGAPITIGNDVLIGPSAQFYTAGHSLDYRQRRGWETLCKPIVVEDDVWIGGNVVINQGVTIGARSVIAAGSVVNDDVPPDCLYGGTPAKLLRRLNENCQV encoded by the coding sequence ATGACAGAAATTGAAAAAATGATGTCTGGCCAGAGATTCGATGGCAACGACATTCATCTCAGACAACTCCGCAGCGGCGTGACTGCCGTATTAGGCCAGCTGAATCAGACAACAGATGACCCGACACGCATCACCATTCTCAGGGATTTACTCAAAGAGATAGGCCAGGACAGTATGATTCGCTCTCCTTTCTTCTGTGAATTTGGCCAAACTATTTCCCTTGGCAGCCATAGTTTCATCAACATCAATGCCGTCATGCTGGATGGCGCACCGATTACCATTGGCAATGATGTCCTGATTGGGCCCAGTGCACAGTTTTATACTGCCGGACACTCGCTGGATTATCGTCAGCGCCGGGGCTGGGAAACGCTTTGTAAACCGATCGTGGTCGAAGATGATGTCTGGATTGGCGGCAATGTAGTGATCAATCAGGGGGTGACCATTGGCGCCCGATCCGTGATTGCCGCCGGCTCCGTGGTCAATGATGATGTGCCACCCGATTGTTTATATGGCGGAACACCAGCCAAATTGCTCAGGCGTCTGAATGAAAACTGTCAGGTATAA
- a CDS encoding GNAT family N-acetyltransferase produces MIFREMVIADYPQVMTLWSATESMSLRDADSRENIGAYLSRNPGLSFVACQGSKIVGAVLTGTDGRRGYLQHLAVDQTLRGQGVGKQLVRCCVSALEQQGIAKTHLFVANENLCAQTFYERLGWYPRDEVRMYSFNASEHQNV; encoded by the coding sequence ATGATCTTCAGAGAAATGGTGATTGCGGATTACCCGCAGGTGATGACGTTATGGTCAGCCACCGAGTCGATGTCACTGCGTGATGCCGATTCCAGAGAAAATATCGGTGCTTATTTATCCCGTAATCCGGGGCTGAGTTTTGTTGCCTGCCAGGGCTCTAAAATTGTCGGTGCAGTCCTGACCGGAACAGATGGTCGCCGGGGGTATCTGCAGCATCTGGCTGTTGATCAAACGCTGCGTGGCCAGGGTGTCGGTAAACAGCTGGTGAGATGCTGCGTTTCTGCGCTTGAACAGCAGGGGATTGCAAAAACACATTTGTTTGTTGCAAATGAAAATCTTTGTGCGCAGACGTTTTATGAACGATTGGGCTGGTACCCGCGGGATGAGGTCCGGATGTATTCGTTTAATGCATCGGAGCATCAGAATGTTTAA